In Leishmania mexicana MHOM/GT/2001/U1103 complete genome, chromosome 34, one DNA window encodes the following:
- a CDS encoding putative aldose 1-epimerase, translating into MTFGIKVEPYGYDKLVWLETDALKVGLTNYAASVASIQVHHPANDNWIEVNCGYPKNPEEAYTDPDYMGATVGRCAGRVAGGVFTLDGVKYYTQKNRGENTCHCGDDAYHKKHWGIKLIETANVIGVRFNYTSAHMESGFPGEVQNYCTFTIERSKPNALKTIYDSYITDNTPCDASPINAFSHTSFNLNGIPGQRDGEKNWMQPESVHNHWLRVPASRVAEADRMAIPTGEFLSVEGTGLDFRQGRVIGDCINDVALLDRDPCGYDHPLAIDGWEKGKLMLHAEAKSPVTNICMKVYSTFPCMWVYTANNKPLPASGGPGQRYARWTGLLVGPQNFSDVANHYPKYPSCIVRRGERQYSETTINEFTIEQ; encoded by the coding sequence ATGACGTTCGGCATCAAGGTCGAGCCCTATGGCTACGACAAGCTCGTGTGGCTGGAGACAGACGCTCTCAAAGTGGGCCTCACCAACtacgccgcctccgtcgcctccatcCAGGTGCACCACCCCGCCAATGACAACTGGATCGAGGTCAACTGCGGCTACCCGAAGAACCCCGAAGAGGCTTACACCGACCCGGACTACATGGGCGCCACTGTaggccgctgcgccggtcGCGTCGCCGGAGGCGTGTTCACGCTGGACGGCGTCAAATACTACACGCAGAAGAACCGCGGCGAGAACACCTGCCActgcggcgacgacgcgtaCCACAAGAAGCACTGGGGCATAAAGCTGATTGAGACGGCCAATGTGATCGGCGTCCGCTTCAACTACACTAGCGCGCACATGGAGAGCGGCTTTCCCGGAGAGGTACAGAACTACTGCACCTTTACGATCGAACGCAGCAAGCCCAACGCCCTCAAGACCATCTACGACTCCTACATCACTGACAACACCCCGTGCGATGCTTCTCCCATCAACGCATTCAGTCACACCTCCTTCAACCTGAACGGCATCCCCGGCCAGCGGGATGGTGAGAAGAACTGGATGCAGCCAGAGAGCGTGCACAACCACTGGCTCCGCGTGCCGGCAAGCCGGGTGGCCGAGGCGGACCGCATGGCCATTCCGACTGGCGAGTTCCTGTCAGTTGAGGGTACCGGGCTCGACTTTCGTCAGGGGCGCGTGATTGGCGACTGCATCAacgacgtggcgctgctcgacCGCGACCCGTGCGGCTACGACCACCCCCTCGCCATTGATGGCTGGGAGAAGGGCAAGCTGATGCTGCACGCCGAGGCGAAGAGCCCGGTGACGAACATCTGCATGAAGGTGTACTCGACCTTCCCATGCATGTGGGTGTACACGGCGAACAAcaagccgctgccggcgagcGGCGGTCCGGGCCAGCGCTACGCGCGTTGGACTGGCCTGCTGGTCGGCCCCCAGAACTTCTCTGACGTAGCCAACCACTACCCCAAGTACCCGTCTTGCATTgtgcgccgtggcgagcGCCAATACTCAGAGACGACAATCAACGAGTTTACGATTGAGCAGTAG
- a CDS encoding putative casein kinase codes for MNVELRVGNRYRIGQKIGSGSFGEIFRGTNIQTGDPVAIKLEQVKTRHPQLTYESRFYRILGSGGGAVGIPMMFYHGVEGEFNVMVIELLGPSLEDLFSFCGRRLSLKTTLMLADQMISRIEFVHSKSVLHRDIKPDNFLMGTGKKGHHVYIIDFGLAKKYRDPRTHAHIPYKEGKSLTGTARYCSINTHMGVEQGRRDDMEGIGYILMYFLRGSLPWQGLKAHTKQEKYNRISERKQTTPVELLCKGFPSEFAAYMNYVRALRFEDKPDYSYLKRMFRDLFVREGYHVDYVFDWTLKRIHESLQEQQSFPGGSNGGGAAGNGSPVNQSPAQGGNVGAPNSANNNQESGVPEQQ; via the coding sequence ATGAACGTGGAACTGCGCGTCGGCAACCGCTACCGGATCGGTCAGAAGATCGGCTCCGGCTCCTTTGGTGAGATCTTCCGCGGCACGAACATTCAGACGGGAGACCCAGTTGCCATCAAGCTCGAGCAGGTGAAGACGCGCCACCCGCAGCTCACGTATGAGTCGCGCTTCTATCGCatcctcggcagcggcggcggcgccgtcggcatCCCCATGATGTTCTACCACGGCGTCGAGGGTGAGTTCAACGTGATGGTGATTGAACTGCTCGGTCCCTCCCTGGAAGacctcttttccttttgcgGTCGCCGCCTCTCGCTGAAGACGACGCTGATGCTGGCAGACCAGATGATCAGCCGCATCGAGTTTGTGCATAGCAAGAGCGTTCTGCACCGCGACATCAAACCGGACAATTTTCTCATGGGCACCGGAAAGAAGGGCCACCACGTGTACATCATCGACTTTGGGCTGGCGAAGAAGTATCGTGAcccccgcacgcacgcccacatCCCGTACAAGGAGGGCAAGAGCCTGACCGGCACGGCCCGCTACTGTAGTATCAACACGCACATGGGCGTGGAGCAGGGCCGCCGTGACGACATGGAGGGCATCGGCTACATCCTCATGTACTTCCTTCGTGGGTCGCTGCCATGGCAGGGCTTGAAGGCCCACACGAAGCAGGAGAAGTACAACCGCATTTCCGAGCGAAAGCAGACGACgccggtggagctgctgtgcAAGGGCTTCCCCAGCGAGTTTGCTGCCTACATGAActacgtgcgtgcgctgcgcttcgAGGACAAGCCCGACTACTCGTACCTGAAGCGCATGTTCCGCGACCTCTTTGTGCGCGAGGGCTACCATGTCGACTACGTCTTCGACTGGACGCTGAAGCGCATTCACGAGAgtctgcaggagcagcagtcgTTCCctggcggcagcaacggtggcggcgctgcgggcaaTGGCTCCCCGGTGAACCAAAGCCCGGCACAGGGCGGCAACGTTGGTGCCCCGAACAGCGCTAACAATAACCAGGAATCGGGTGTGCCAGAGCAGCAGTAG
- a CDS encoding putative casein kinase I, with the protein MSNSLENCLVQGGRFRVGRRIGGGSFGEVFLGVDTRTGEVVAMKVECTKTSHPQLFSESRYYTLLSQGRGAAYMPTIFGYSSECEFNVMAMELMGLSLEDLHEKCGSRFSLKTTLMLADQILWLIELVHSHSVLHRDIKPENFIMGRGKKAHHVYIIDFGLAKKYRDPRTHAHIPYKEGKSLTGTARYCSINTHLGAEQSRRDDMEGIAYLLIYFLRGSLPWQGLKAATKEQKYNLIAHVKMSTSVESLCKGLPIEFASFLNYSRALRFEDRPDYGYLRSMFRRLFEREGYQEDYVYDWTVRSMYETLTTRQRKNPAKRGKKQK; encoded by the coding sequence ATGTCAAACTCACTAGAGAACTGCCTGGTGCAGGGTGGCCGCTTCCGCGTTGGTcgccgcatcggcggcggctcctTCGGCGAGGTCTTCCTGGGAGTGGACACCCGAACCGGTGAAGTGGTGGCCATGAAGGTAGAGTGCACAAAGACGTCCCACCCGCAGCTGTTTTCAGAATCGCGGTACTACACCCTTCTGAGCCAAGGCCGTGGAGCCGCTTACATGCCAACCATCTTCGGATACTCCTCCGAGTGCGAGTTCAACGTGATGGCGATGGAGCTGATGGGGCTATCATTGGAAGATCTGCATGAAAAGTGCGGCAGCCGTTTTTCGCTGAAGACGACGCTGATGCTGGCAGACCAGATTCTGTGGCTCATCGAACTCGTGCACTCTCACAGCGTTCTGCACCGCGACATCAAGCCCGAAAACTTCATCATGGGGCGTGGCAAAAAGGCGCACCACGTGTACATCATCGACTTTGGGCTGGCGAAGAAGTATCGTGAcccccgcacgcacgcccacatCCCGTACAAGGAGGGCAAGAGCCTGACCGGCACGGCCCGCTACTGTAGTATCAACACGCACCTCGGCGCCGAGCAGAGTCGCCGTGACGACATGGAGGGCATCGCCTACCTCCTCATCTACTTCCTTCGTGGGTCGCTGCCATGGCAGGGCTTGAAGGCGGCAACGAAGGAACAGAAGTACAACTTAATCGCGCACGTAAAGATGAGCACCTCCGTCGAGTCGCTCTGCAAAGGACTGCCCATCGAGTTCGCATCATTCCTGAATTAttcgcgtgcgctgcgcttcgAGGACCGCCCTGACTACGGCTATCTCCGTTCCATGTTTCGCCGACTCTTCGAGCGAGAGGGCTACCAGGAAGACTATGTCTATGATTGGACGGTGCGCAGCATGTATGAGACACTCACGACGCGGCAGCGAAAGAATCCAGCGAAGCGTGGAAAGAAGCAAAAgtag
- a CDS encoding aldose 1-epimerase-like protein, whose protein sequence is MPFQVEVRPFGAGKMIWLKTDCLRVGLANFGATISSVQVLHPQRQKWIEINCAFPESAAETEADTDYMGVTAGRCGGRVAHATFKLDGVTYHTDKNMAGRHTCHGGHSAFNKKHWGFVVSETGTEIGVTFNYTSAHMENGFPAELVSKVTYSIERTKPNVLKTHYDSYIPETSPADATPVNIFNHAYWNLNGIPERNGKCNAVWEQPQSVHNHWLRVPASRVAEADRMAIPTGEFLSVEGTGLDFRQGRVIGDCINDVALLDRDPCGYDHPLAIDGWEKGKLMLHAEAKSPVTNICMKVYSTFPCMWVYTANNKPLPASGGPGQRYARWTGMGLEPQYFPDGANHYPKYPSCIIRRGKSRFTETMLNELTVDCSSKM, encoded by the coding sequence ATGCCCTTTCAGGTTGAGGTGCGCCCGTTCGGTGCGGGCAAAATGATTTGGCTCAAGACGGACTGTCTGCGTGTCGGGCTCGCCAATTTCGGTGCCACTATCAGCTCAGTGCAGGTCCTCCACCCCCAGCGGCAGAAGTGGATTGAGATCAACTGCGCCTTTCCGGAGAGCGCCGCtgagacggaggcggatACCGACTACATGGGGGTGACGGCGGGACGCTGTGGCGGTCGCGTGGCTCACGCCACCTTCAAGCTTGACGGTGTCACCTACCACACCGATAAGAACATGGCTGGCAGACACACGTGTCATGGCGGACACAGCGCCTTCAACAAGAAACACTGGGGCTTCGTCGTCTCGGAGACGGGGACAGAAATCGGCGTCACCTTCAACTACACTAGCGCGCACATGGAGAACGGCTTCCCTGCTGAGCTGGTGAGCAAGGTCACGTACTCGATTGAGCGGACGAAGCCGAACGTGCTCAAGACGCACTACGACTCCTACATCCCGGAGACGAGCCCGGCAGATGCCACCCCGGTCAACATCTTCAACCACGCCTACTGGAACCTCAACGGTATCCCAGAGCGCAACGGCAAGTGCAACGCCGTGTGGGAGCAACCGCAGAGCGTGCACAACCACTGGCTCCGCGTGCCGGCAAGCCGGGTGGCCGAGGCGGACCGCATGGCCATTCCGACTGGCGAGTTCCTGTCAGTTGAGGGTACCGGGCTCGACTTTCGTCAGGGGCGCGTGATTGGCGACTGCATCAacgacgtggcgctgctcgacCGCGACCCGTGCGGCTACGACCACCCCCTCGCCATTGATGGCTGGGAGAAGGGCAAGCTGATGCTGCACGCCGAGGCGAAGAGCCCGGTGACGAACATCTGCATGAAGGTGTACTCGACCTTCCCATGCATGTGGGTGTACACGGCGAACAAcaagccgctgccggcgagcGGCGGTCCGGGCCAGCGCTACGCGCGTTGGACGGGTATGGGACTCGAGCCCCAGTACTTCCCGGACGGTGCGAACCACTACCCCAAGTACCCGTCTTGTATCATTCGTCGTGGCAAGAGTCGCTTCACCGAGACTATGCTCAACGAGTTAACCGTCGACTGCAGCTCAAAGATGTGA